A region from the Acomys russatus chromosome 22, mAcoRus1.1, whole genome shotgun sequence genome encodes:
- the Clhc1 gene encoding clathrin heavy chain linker domain-containing protein 1 — translation MSVQEVNKHAVLPPIISRNDKEFLESIQRYIITETKRVGCSEEGPADEYYTIYRNVFDKVIDHVNAYKSILTSIKREYDAFIETIKKSRRTAFCLHGKLKVLATEPTALVYHQRRSIQLEAKMRIIENNSTVIQLQIDQMKQLRAEYDKKEVKFCASTRQLWKPIPGMTLQESVNLESLNKYKQYLIAKHIKLKQDISTMYVPAQKKADLDEEMTVLLKRRDIAESLNKDLQFRHQRLQVISHILTTWIKNNLRTPFQDVMEQIQKTNDVYDDENTVDEVFEDDPSKTKEAIIILYYIERFNELICLGEYEKAASFAASSPKRILQNTGIMNKFKAIGKIKGKTLPLLLYFEAIFSTSHAFKHPINADLTMEGIKCGLSEKRLDLVTHWVTQERLTFSEKAGDIVFAYGEQNTCHKPVCLALAQIIYNECGLHKKALLCLCKQGQIHEAMEHIQQFKDFTSDDLIELITACPQIELIKHLIQERNGKPPLLSFGLAVLHLFSVDMKKVGIKLLQEISKSGKDVIEHLVMSDSFCSLEKWQEMATLCLQNGFENLFNDIMSILRSQAGVAEISGDDSINLMEHVFW, via the exons ATGTCAGTCCAAGAAGTGAACAAACATGCAGTTCTCCCTCCTATCATTAGTAGGAATGACAAGGAGTTTTTGGAAAGCATTCAAAGATACATAATTACAGAAACCAAAAGAGTGGGCTGCAGCGAGGAAGGGCCTGCTGATGAGTATTACACAATATACCGGAACGTGTTTGACAAG GTAATAGACCATGTCAACGCATACAAGTCCATTCTTACATCAATCAAAAGAGAATATGATGCCTTCATTGAGACAATAAAAAAAAGCCGAAGAACTGCTTTTTGTCTTCATGGAAAACTTAAAGTGTTGGCAACAGAGCCCACAGCATTGGTCTATCACCAGAGAAGAAGCATCCAACTTGAAGCAAA AATGAGGATTATTGAAAATAATTCCACAGTGATCCAATTGCAAATTGATCAGATGAAACAGCTGAGAGCAGAATATGACAAGAAAGAAGTAAAGTTCTGTGCTTCCACAAGGCAGCTCTGGAAACCTATCCCAG GGATGACTCTCCAAGAATCTGTCAATCTGGAATCTCTCAATAAATATAAGCAATATCTTATAGCTAAACATATAAAACTTAAACAAGATATATCAACAATGTATGTACCAGCCCAAAAGAAGGCTGATCTAGATGAGGAAATGACTGTGTTACTAAAAAGACGAGACATAGCTGAAAGTCTGAACAAAGACCTGCAGTTTCG CCATCAAAGACTGCAGGTTATTTCACACATACTTACTACATGGATAAAGAATAACCTAAGAACTCCATTTCAAGATGTCATGGAGCAAATTCAGAAAACCAACGATGTCTATG ATGATGAGAACACGGTTGATGAAGTGTTTGAAGATGACCCAAGCAAGACAAAAGAAGCTATAATTATACTCTACTACATTGAAAG GTTCAATGAATTAATCTGTCTTGGTGAATATGAGAAGGCAGCTTCTTTTGCAGCAAGCAGTCCAAAAAGAATTCTTCAAAACACTGGtataatgaataaatttaaag ctattggaaaaattaaaggaaagactCTCCCATTACTCTTATATTTTGAGGCTATATTTAGCACCAGTCATGCGTTCAAACATCCTATTAATGCTGACCTAACCATGGAGGGGATCAAATGCGGACTGTCTGAAAAACGGCTTGATTTAGTTACCCACTGGGTCACCCAGGAAAG GCTGACGTTCTCTGAGAAGGCTGGAGATATTGTTTTTGCTTATGGGGAGCAGAACACATGCCACAAGCCTGTCTGCTTGGCTTTAGCTCAGATTATCTACAATGAATGTGGTTTACACAAGAAAGCTCTTCTTTGCTTGTGTAAACAGGGTCAGATTCATGAGGCTATGGAACATATACAGCAGTTCAAAGACTTTACCTCTG ATGACCTGATAGAGCTAATAACAGCATGTCCCCAAATTGAGTTAATTAAACATCTTATTCAAGAAAGGAATGGGAAACCACCACTTTTGTCTTTTGGACTTGCTGTACTTCATCTGTTTTCTGTGGATATGAAAAAAGTTGGCATTAAGCTACTTCAGGAAATCAGTAAAAGTGGGAAAG atgTAATAGAGCATCTTGTGATGAGTGATTCATTTTGCTCCTTAGAAAAGTGGCAAGAAATGGCAACTCTATGTTTACAGAATGGCTTTGAAAATTTGTTTAATGACATCATGTCCATTCTTCGATCCCAGGCTGGAGTCGCAGAAATTTCTGGAGATGATTCCATCAACTTAATGGAACATGTTTTTTGGTAG